The segment gtgaataattaggatgttcagtatgcgtaaggtaagtgaagagtaactgtttaaaatgaactagttctgtttcagAAACAAAaccaggtacagcacctttaaatgaaccaacaaatacatacataatgcaaaaacagagaaaaacagtTTGTGTAATCTTCAGAATAAAGTGATTTTTCTTCACATTTACAGCAGTTTGACACATTTCTGAGGCAGAATCACTGTCTGATTACAGTCGTCATTATTCCCCCAAAATATACAAGatattcattttaacacagtaaaaagaCTCTGGAGTAAAAAGCTTAAATCACACACTGAAGCTCCGCCTCAGGCTCTGCCTCTGTTTCAAATCCTGATTCAAAACTGACACTTCAACACTTTTGATTTCTACAGTGGACCAGTCCAATCCAACGGCATTTTCTGAACTCTCTGAAGTCTCAAAAGatgctgtacttttactcgagtactcgTAAAGAGACTTCTTGAATGCGCTCTGggtatttttgtcctttttcaaAAGAATTACGTAACATTTGGGGAAGAAGTGACAGCTCAGGATTCCATAATTGGAGATTAAGATGACGACCATCTCAACGGCGGGAAGGTAGACGCCAGACGTGGTGACGTAAATGGGGATAAAAAGTAACCAGGACATGAGATAAAGCAGCATGCTAAATGTGATGAACCTCGCCTCGTTGTACTGCTGAGGGAGTTTGCGACATTTGAATGCGCAGACAAAGCAAATGAAAGCTAGCAGAGCGATGTAGCCTAGCATGACGCCAAACGCAATGTACGAGCCTTCGTGACAGTCTTGGAGCAGCGTGGTGTTTTGATTGATGATGTAACTAAACGGGCTTTTTCGAACAAGCCAGCAGATGCATGTAACAACCTGCAGAGCGGAGCAAACACTAACAATAACGTATGGCTGGAAGAGTTTGCGCAGCACATCTTGTTGTGCTGGGTTGAACTGGAACGCTAGCAAgatctgaagtgtttttacaAGGACACAAGACACGCAAACTGTGAAGCTAATCCCATAAAGAACTTGTCTAGCTTTGCACTGCGCACTGTTGGGTTGGCCGACAAACAGCATTGCGCTAACGAAGCTAACGATGAGGGAGTACAGGATGACTTGGCTCAAGGGTCCCCCGGAGGCGCGTACGACCGGAGTGTGTCGTTGGTGATAGAACAGAGCAGATATGAGGAGTGCGAGTACAATTCCCAGAGCGGAAAACGCCACCAGGACGATCGCGAAGCCGTTGTTCCAGCAGAAGAAGAGCATCTCTTTGGGGATACAGGCCACACTGCCCTCCGGTGCCCACTCGCGGTCAGTGTTACAGCTGAAACACTGGTCCATGTCTGAAACAAGAGAAGCACAGATGTGATCAGAAACAAAGACATTATTTCTGTATGAATCATTATGAGCCCGCCCCAGGACCACATCCAAGTCCTGCAAATTAACTACAGACATTTGCTTAAGATGACGTCCCCTTCTGAAAACAGCAACAACCACCATGAGAATATCTCAGAAAAACTAATTTAATTAAGTTAAGGTCCTAAATTCCCTGAGGGAGGCATCATGAAATTAAATAACCTGTAGCttcctcagttctggtcaggtttCTGGAGCGAGGACATTAAAgctcccatattacacaaaaccgTTGGTTTACatcagctcaaaatgctctgttccaccttgcgatgccatgaagtggtagttttcaagttaacagttccttccttttacctttagttcagtagagattggcaattccagggctgaaattattatccaaatgattgtagtgaaagtgtatggagtttaaaaccactgtggagcatttcttgtattaccacatgacagtggctcagtggttagacccgaaggtcagaggatcgagtcccgctcggaccaagttctgtccttgtgtccttaggcaagacacttcacccacattgcctagtatgaaagtggtgaatgataggtggtggtcggtggggccgatggcgcagattggcagcctccgtcagtctgccccagggcagctgtggctacaatagtagtttaccatcaccaagtgtggaaatgaatgaatgaataatgaataatgactatagtgtagcgctttgagaggctttgaaaagcgcattacaagtgtaagccattattattattattatcacagggtggaacagagtgttttcagtttgagagaagaattcctaaatctgcagggtttgtgtgttaaacatgtgtgaatgaaacaaaacacaacttcaggtctgtttgtaagGGGGAAACATTAGCTCAgatcagagaagagaggaatgTGAGCCGTTTATGATGGAGGGCTACTTTCTCAAATAGAGCATGTTCTAAGAGAAAAGTGacagagtgcagctttagtCTGACCCGTGCTGTTTGAGTAGTAGTTCTCGGTGCAGTTGATGCACTCGTAGCAGCAGGTGTGCTGTCCTTCAGCTGACTTCTTAAACTGCCCTGGAGCACAGCTGCTGGAACATCTAGAGACGATGTTCTGAGGAGACACCAAACAGACGAAGCATTAGCGCCATGTGAAGCCACCAATGAAAATGTGGCATCGTCCAGGTCACTTTCATTTTCAATATAGAATACTTACAGGGCCTGAAAACTAGACTGGATTACaaccatagacagtatatataaatggacatagctaagctgctagccgccgtgttcaaaacaggaagtgatcatgagtgcttgtccagctccatcgaccgctgtcagactcattattttggtcttaaatgttcgtattaactcgctctacatgatcctggggattttatttcactattgtgtctataaatcaagatatgaacattaataacagacaaatcagccgcCTTCTTTCCACAAGGtcgctccctctagcgttagcagcaggtttgattgacagcactgctaagcgcccgctccctactaaaccagaggtgcgggtgggaagaggcgttaccttaaacagtCTTGCTCCTAATAGGCTCATtgcttgctatgatacttgaggTTGGAATTCCGGGgtctaaattggcccctataactgctagcctcaatgagcttcatttgactggagccgtaGTTTAACCCTTTACCTTGAGAGCCGTGAGAGGGTTCATGGCATCCCCTCTGGTGAACGAGAAGCTGTGATTTTGGGGTTGATACTCGGCCACTGTCTCCTGGACAGTACCTCCAGCCTGGACCTTCCACACACTCACATCGTAGCCCAGATTAATGTCTCCTCTCTGGTCAAATCTGTACCGCGCCCCCTCCGTCTCAAACTCCTCCATCCACAAAGCCTCAAGCAGCTGCACACAAAATGTCCACTTAAGAATCATTTcatattccacaatatgaacaaaaactaaaacgaTCTGACATATACTTATCTATATATAGATCTATTCTTAcagttataatatataattcTTTGTCCAGTCGGTTAAAAAGATCTTTCATTTGCCGATGTTCTTGTTCTAATAATTATTCTAAATTTCAGTTTCCacatagagagaacatgcaaactccacacagacacagagaaaacacgcaaactctgcacagacagaggcagaacatacaaactccacacagacagaacacgcAAAATCCGCatagacacaaggagaacacgcaaacccatacagacacagagagaacacgcaaactccacacagacacaggcagaacatgcaaattccacacaggcagaacatgcaaactccacacagacacagggagaacatgcaaactccacacagacacagggagaacatgcaaactccacacagacacagggagaacatgcaaactccacacagacacagggagaacatgcaaactccacacagacacagggagaacatgcaaactccacacagagactCCCAAGCAGCCTGGAGTTTAAACCCGGGACCCGCTCGTTGTGGGGAGAGTGCTATATGTGTTTTACCTGCCACGGTTGGATGGCTTCCGGGGTTTTGCAGTCGTTATGGCGACACATTTCCACAGCAGCATAAGCAATGGCGAGCACAGCCATCTGCACACTGAACACAGCGTCTGCGTAAAGCTCCGGcctcagactccgcccctctccTGCACACACCCAGCATACCTCACtctcagactccgcccctcacCTGCACATACCCAGCATACCTGACTCTCTATTGTGCTGacaagccccgccccttcaCAGTGGCGTTTCACCAGACGCCACTGTGGAGGCGACCAGActatgtgaactttgaactcaCATTTCTTTacctttttctgcatttaacgtcctgtaaaacctcttcagctCCGGACTGTTCTCTGGGCCTTCCCCCTCCTCAGATGCTTCTAGTCTGGACAGGAAGTTGACAAACTGCTCAATGTTTCCTCTTTTGAAGTGAAAGCCCACCACGTGTCCAAGCTCCTCCACGTTTTTAAGGTCCATCGAGGACCAGCTGTCACTGGCAATCCAAACTCGTCTCATGGCGTCCAGGCTGTCGCCGGCTGCGAGCGTCTGCCTCTTCAACTCCTTGAAGAGAGACTCCATGATGGTCGGCTTTGCGAACGAAACGATCACTTTGACTTTGGGATTGTTGTAGATGGTTAAGGCTGTTTGGCGAATTGCTGCGTGGATGTTCTGGTTGGTGACAGATTCTGGGAGGACAGATTTAAACGCAACACATATCTGGCGGTCAGCCGTTTGCCAGAGGAAGTTATTGAGAGCTGAGAGTCCATAGTCACCGTCTGTAGTGACCATCCCCACCCAGCTCCACTGAAAAGATGAGATGAGGCTCACCATCGCCCCCGTCTGGTGCTCGTCATTCGGGATGGTGCGCAGAAAGGCAGGAAAACGAGACTTGTCACTCAAAATAGATGCCGTGGAAGAGTAGCTGATCTGAGAAAGAAGAGTAAAATGATGGCACTTCATATTTCATGGgcagaacacacagaacaaaGGCAGAACACAGGCAAAACATGTAAACACAATCCAATTCCATGATGTGGTCTTGTACCTGAGGGATCATCTGGAGCGTGAGCTGACGAGCAACAGCGATGGAAATTTCAGACTGACCAGCTCCGACCAGTGCCATGACGGGTCGCCTCCTCCCTGTGTGAACatgtacacaaagtacacagagtacacaagagtacgcAGAGTACACAAGGTACACAGGgtacagagtacacacacacatatataaatatatatatataaatatatatatatatatatatatatatcactggTTAGCTCAACAATgagcattgtaaaaaaaatcattataggagtgaagacatttggctgctcattcaagcagcttcttcagttctggtcagattactgctggacacttccttatatctgtctgaagggaggagctaactacactgaaactgacaacagctattttcttattttctgtGTGTAGGCTGGTTCTATTGAGCTACAGTAAGTGTGAACTGAGACATACTTAGCTTAATCATTCAGCTTAAATGTA is part of the Periophthalmus magnuspinnatus isolate fPerMag1 chromosome 16, fPerMag1.2.pri, whole genome shotgun sequence genome and harbors:
- the gprc6a gene encoding G-protein coupled receptor family C group 6 member A, which codes for MRGLKRRGGSSVCGSSVCGSSVAVLCLLLTVGGAAGFEAVVPGDIMIGGIFPLHEDVQRNTSFAPKIPQCVRILDRGVVRALAMVDAVQRANAAPLLANANLTLGLWIRDSCSDVSTALRATEDFIREERHCGNTTTADTTTTDTNTGNTTIADTTATGRRRPVMALVGAGQSEISIAVARQLTLQMIPQISYSSTASILSDKSRFPAFLRTIPNDEHQTGAMVSLISSFQWSWVGMVTTDGDYGLSALNNFLWQTADRQICVAFKSVLPESVTNQNIHAAIRQTALTIYNNPKVKVIVSFAKPTIMESLFKELKRQTLAAGDSLDAMRRVWIASDSWSSMDLKNVEELGHVVGFHFKRGNIEQFVNFLSRLEASEEGEGPENSPELKRFYRTLNAEKGEGRSLRPELYADAVFSVQMAVLAIAYAAVEMCRHNDCKTPEAIQPWQLLEALWMEEFETEGARYRFDQRGDINLGYDVSVWKVQAGGTVQETVAEYQPQNHSFSFTRGDAMNPLTALKNIVSRCSSSCAPGQFKKSAEGQHTCCYECINCTENYYSNSTDMDQCFSCNTDREWAPEGSVACIPKEMLFFCWNNGFAIVLVAFSALGIVLALLISALFYHQRHTPVVRASGGPLSQVILYSLIVSFVSAMLFVGQPNSAQCKARQVLYGISFTVCVSCVLVKTLQILLAFQFNPAQQDVLRKLFQPYVIVSVCSALQVVTCICWLVRKSPFSYIINQNTTLLQDCHEGSYIAFGVMLGYIALLAFICFVCAFKCRKLPQQYNEARFITFSMLLYLMSWLLFIPIYVTTSGVYLPAVEMVVILISNYGILSCHFFPKCYVILLKKDKNTQSAFKKSLYEYSSKSTASFETSESSENAVGLDWSTVEIKSVEVSVLNQDLKQRQSLRRSFSV